In Thermodesulfobacteriota bacterium, the following are encoded in one genomic region:
- a CDS encoding tripartite tricarboxylate transporter permease, with protein METFQGLLNGFSVASSGTNLLYCFLGSMLGTAVGVLPGLGPAATISLLLPMVHTMGSPATSIIFLAGIFYGAMYGGSTTSILMRLPGEAASVVTCIDGYEMSKQGRGGAALAVAAIGSFIAGTVGVVGLTFLAPPLAEFALRFGAPEYFALMLFGLLLAVFLSGHSPIKGTIMMFAGIILANVGLDPISGKERFTFGFVALQNGFDFVTLAIGVFGLSEILLTLERKDAVEYATTKIGKLFPTAKDWAESRWAIFRGSLIGFFVGVIPGGGAVIASLASYSVEKRVAKNPDEFGKGAIAAVAGPESANNGASNSSFIPLLTLGIPANASTALIFAALLIQGVTPGPFLISNNPDIFWGVIASMYIGNVILLILNLPLVGVWVQLLKVPFGILGPVIVLFTTVGCYSLANDTFNIYAFIAFGVLGYLLRKLDFEPGPMIMSFILAPLIENSLRQSLLMSRGNLSIFLTRPISGTLMALFFIALAVQLYVGWRKRKTADAGQAVGGLTENG; from the coding sequence ATGGAAACGTTCCAGGGGCTGCTGAACGGTTTTTCCGTCGCCTCGAGCGGCACCAACCTGCTCTACTGCTTTCTCGGCTCCATGCTGGGAACCGCGGTGGGCGTTCTGCCCGGGCTGGGGCCTGCGGCGACCATCTCCCTGCTCCTGCCCATGGTTCATACGATGGGCAGCCCGGCGACCTCCATCATCTTTTTGGCGGGGATCTTCTACGGGGCGATGTACGGCGGCTCCACCACGTCCATCCTGATGCGGCTGCCCGGGGAGGCCGCGTCGGTGGTCACCTGCATCGACGGCTACGAGATGTCGAAGCAGGGCAGGGGCGGCGCGGCGCTCGCGGTGGCCGCAATCGGGTCTTTCATCGCCGGCACGGTCGGGGTCGTCGGCCTGACCTTCCTCGCTCCCCCGCTGGCCGAGTTCGCGCTCCGCTTCGGCGCTCCCGAATACTTCGCCCTGATGCTGTTCGGCCTCCTGCTGGCGGTCTTCCTTTCGGGACATTCTCCGATCAAGGGCACGATCATGATGTTCGCGGGGATCATCCTGGCCAACGTGGGGCTCGATCCCATTTCCGGCAAGGAACGTTTCACGTTCGGCTTCGTCGCCCTGCAGAACGGCTTCGACTTCGTCACGCTGGCGATCGGGGTGTTCGGCCTCAGCGAGATCCTGTTGACGCTGGAGCGGAAGGACGCGGTCGAGTACGCGACCACGAAGATCGGCAAGCTCTTTCCGACGGCGAAGGACTGGGCGGAGTCCCGGTGGGCCATTTTCCGGGGCTCGCTGATCGGATTCTTCGTCGGCGTCATTCCCGGCGGGGGGGCCGTCATCGCGTCCCTGGCGTCCTACTCGGTGGAGAAGCGGGTCGCAAAGAATCCCGACGAATTCGGGAAAGGGGCCATCGCCGCCGTCGCCGGCCCCGAATCGGCCAACAACGGCGCCTCGAACTCGTCCTTCATCCCTCTCCTCACGCTGGGCATCCCGGCCAACGCCTCCACGGCGCTGATCTTCGCGGCCCTGCTGATCCAGGGGGTCACGCCGGGCCCGTTCCTGATCTCGAACAACCCCGACATCTTCTGGGGCGTCATCGCCTCCATGTACATCGGCAACGTCATCCTGCTGATCCTGAACCTGCCGCTGGTCGGCGTATGGGTGCAGCTGCTGAAGGTTCCCTTCGGCATCCTCGGCCCCGTCATCGTGTTGTTCACGACGGTGGGCTGCTACAGCCTGGCCAACGACACCTTCAACATCTACGCATTCATCGCCTTCGGCGTCCTGGGATACCTGCTGAGGAAACTGGACTTCGAACCGGGGCCCATGATCATGTCCTTCATCCTCGCCCCGCTGATCGAGAACTCCCTGAGGCAGTCGCTGCTGATGTCACGGGGAAACCTGTCCATATTTCTGACACGGCCGATCTCGGGCACGCTGATGGCCCTCTTTTTCATCGCGCTCGCAGTCCAGCTGTATGTCGGATGGAGGAAAAGGAAGACCGCGGACGCCGGGCAGGCCGTCGGGGGACTCACGGAAAACGGGTAG
- a CDS encoding tripartite tricarboxylate transporter TctB family protein, which translates to MTIQERRAAVLAILFGAAVVSYTIATLQVGSVRKPGPGMFPAVCGAGIVAVAGFWLAGSLKRKAGSSPFWTKGSWKVPLIAVFLMLVYTATMERLGYTLSTLVFLVVWQSLIEREPWVKTMIVSALACLFMYLIFVYLLRVSVPKGFVGF; encoded by the coding sequence ATGACGATCCAGGAGCGCAGGGCGGCCGTCCTCGCGATTCTATTCGGTGCCGCGGTCGTTTCCTACACGATCGCCACGCTACAGGTGGGCTCCGTCCGCAAGCCGGGCCCCGGGATGTTCCCCGCGGTCTGCGGCGCCGGCATCGTTGCCGTCGCCGGGTTCTGGCTGGCGGGAAGCCTGAAGCGGAAAGCCGGCTCCAGCCCGTTCTGGACGAAGGGGAGCTGGAAGGTCCCGCTGATCGCCGTCTTCCTGATGTTGGTCTACACCGCCACCATGGAACGGCTCGGCTACACCCTATCCACGCTGGTCTTCCTCGTCGTGTGGCAATCGCTGATCGAACGGGAACCCTGGGTCAAGACGATGATCGTCTCCGCCCTCGCCTGCCTGTTCATGTACCTGATCTTCGTCTATCTGCTTCGGGTATCGGTGCCGAAGGGATTCGTCGGTTTCTAG